Genomic window (Aquimarina sp. BL5):
TGATAGGAGTGCCACTAAACGATAAAACATACAAAGCCTACATTACAGGATATGAGATTTCAAATATGGCAGAAAAAATCAATGAATATTCAGGAAAAGAATTGATAGGTTTTCTGCCCAAAGCGAAGGAATTTCAGTTATTTAGGAGAAGTGATAATTATCCTTTTTATTCGGCATTCAATGTGCCTTGTCAGACGGTTTCTACCTTTGATTTTACCAATTATGATTACTATCACCATGTAGATGACGAGGTTTCTGAGATGAATTTCGAATTTATGGCAGAGCTCATCAATGATTGTGCTCCTGTAATTACTAGGATATTAAATACGCCAACAAAAGAAATTAAGTTAAATTAAATTTTCACTCCTTTTGAGTTTATAAAAGCTTAAAGGTCTTTTTTTTATTAAAAAACATGAAAAACATTATAATTACCGGGGCAAGTAGAGGGATAGGATATGAGATGGCTAAAATGTTTGCAGATGCAGGGCATCAGGTGCTAGCTTTATCAAGAAATGAGAAACCAATTACTGCTCTTAATAACAAAAATATTCATACATTTTCTTGCGATTTATGTAATTCGTCTGATCTGGAAAAAATGACAAATTATATAACAAAAACCTGGAAGAATGTGGATGTTCTGATTAATAATGCTGGCAAATTATTGAATAAACCCTTTGCAGAAATTTCTACACAAGAATTTGAAGAAGTATATAAGGTGAATGTTTTTGGTGTTGCGGAAATTACTCGCCTAGTGCTGCCTTTTATGACAAACGGAAGCCATGTAGTTACTGTTAGTAGTATGGGAGGTATTCAGGGAAGTATGAAGTTTCCTGGGTTAGCAGCTTATAGTTCTAGTAAAGGGGCTGTTATAACATTAAGTGAGCTCTTAGCAGAAGAATATAAAGAAAGTGGTATAGCCTTTAATGTATTAGCGCTTGGAGCTGTACAAACAGAAATGTTAGAAGAAGCGTTTCCCGGGTATCAGGCACCATTAACGGCTATAGAAATGGCGGAATATATTAAGAATTTTGCGCTAACTGCCAATAAGTTTTATAATGGTAAAGTACTTCAGGTATCTAGTAGTACGCCTTAATCGAAGTTATGTCTTTCAAATATTTTTTAATTTAAGATACTTATAGAATTGATGCACAGTAAGTACTTTTTTAAACTCTTCATTCTGAAAATAAACAATATTACT
Coding sequences:
- a CDS encoding SDR family oxidoreductase, with translation MKNIIITGASRGIGYEMAKMFADAGHQVLALSRNEKPITALNNKNIHTFSCDLCNSSDLEKMTNYITKTWKNVDVLINNAGKLLNKPFAEISTQEFEEVYKVNVFGVAEITRLVLPFMTNGSHVVTVSSMGGIQGSMKFPGLAAYSSSKGAVITLSELLAEEYKESGIAFNVLALGAVQTEMLEEAFPGYQAPLTAIEMAEYIKNFALTANKFYNGKVLQVSSSTP